The window CATCCCATACGTGCACATTCATTTCTTGCAATTTGCGCACGTCATTGGACTGCATTTGCCAAATCCACAATAATTCTTTTACAGCTGTTTTGAAAGCTACAAATTTAGTGGTTAAAATTGGAAATTCCTCTTGCAAGTCAAATTGCATGATTTGTTGAGGCAATTTGTACGTTGCAATGCCTGTGCGATTTTGACCATAAATGCCATGATCTAAAATATTTTCAATAATACCGAGGTATTGTGTATCTGCTAAGCTCATTTATCCCCCTAGATCTATTTATAATAAGCAAAAAATACTAATATATATCTTGATAATCTTACTAAAATATATAGTACTATCATACTAAAAAATATACAGTACTACCATATATACAGGAAAATTTATTATCCCTTATATTCTGCAATGGCCTGTAAAAAGGTAAGTCCATATTTTTTTAATTTTGCTTCCCCTACGCCTTTAACATTGCCAAACTCACCTAATGTAGTAGGTCGTAAATTTGCCAAATCTATGAGTACTGTATCAGGGAAGATAAGATACGGCCTAAGACCCGCTTTTTCTGCCAAGCGTTTGCGATGTTGCCGTAAATGTTCAAATAAGCCGCCCGATGTAGAGCTGGATTTTCCTCGCACCACTGAAACAGCAGACTTACTAGTGCGAGAAGGCACAGACACATGTTGTCTAATTTCCTCCACCTCTTTGCGACCGGCTAACACTTCCTCTGCACCAGCCGTTAAGGATAATACAGGATATTTACCTGTAGAGCTACGTAAGTATCCAGATGCTACAAACTGTTGGATAAGCCCTTTAATTGACTTTTCATCTACATTACTCAGTAAGCCAAAGACTGGCAATGCATCATGGCCTGCACGCATAATCCGATCCGTTCGATCCCCGCGGACAATAGAGGTTATCATTGATGCCCCATATCGCTCATCGGTGCCCATGATGGCACGGAAAATAGCCTTTGCTTCTTTCGTAACATTGACCTTATCAGTAGCCCCCTTACAAGAGCTACAATTATCACAGGTTGTCCAAACGGTGCTTTCACCAAAGTAATTAAGCATATATTTACGCAAGCAATTACTACAGAAACAGTAATCAATCATAGACTGCAATTTGCGTAACTCCACATCTTGTCGCTCAGGCGTTTCAATGGACTGTTCAATTAAATACTTATGAACCTGTACATCCTGCCCACTATAAAGCAAGATACATTCAGCAGGTGCCCCATCACGGCCAGCTCGTCCTGCCTCCTGATAATAGGATTCCATATTACGCGGCATTTGATAATGTAGCACATAACGTACATTACTTTTATCAATGCCCATACCAAAGGCATTGGTAGCCACCATAACCTGCAATTTATCGTCTGCGTAGGCATTCTGCATTTCACGGCGCACCTCGTCGTTGAGCCCCCCATGGTAATGGCCCGCTTTGATGCCCGCACGGGTTAAATTTTCATACACACGATCTACATCCTTGCGCGTTGCACAGTAGATAATACCATTTTCATTGGCGTGCTGACGCACATAATGAACAGCGTAATCCATCCGCTTTGGTGTACGGATAACAGAGAAGGATAAATTAGGCCGATCAAAACCCGTCACGTATACATTAGCCTTATCTAGGCCTAATAAATTTTTTATATCGTTTTCTACATATTTCGTCGCCGTCGCTGTGAAAGCCCCCACGATAGGTCTCTTTGGCAATGAATTGAGCCACTCACCGATAAGGCGATAAGACGGTCTAAAATCATGACCCCACTCAGAGATACAATGAGCCTCGTCCACAATGACTTGAGCAATCGGTAATGGTCGCAGTACATTACAAAAAAAATTAGAACTCAACCGCTCTGGTGCAATATATAAGAGTTTAATCTTACCACTACGTACTTCGTACATGGTCTTATTAAACTCAGATTGTGTAAGTGTACTATTGATGAGCGCTGCTGGTATATTCTGCACTAAGAGACCATCCACTTGGTCTTTCATAAGAGAAATGAGAGGAGAAAATACAATAGTCAAGCCCGCCTTACAAAGCGCAGGTATCTGGAAACAGATAGACTTCCCAGCCCCTGTTGGCATAATTCCAATTACATCTTCATTCCGCAACAAAGATGCAATAGGAGCCTCTTGAGCCGGTCTAAAGGAGGTATACCCAAAGTAGGTCTCCAACATGCGCAATGCTTGTTGTTTCGTCACAACTTGATGTTGTCTAGATACATCTTGTTTTCCGCCTACCTGTTGTTCCATAGGGTCCTCCTTTCACGTTCCAAAAATATAAGTATTAATTTCGATTACTACTGACAAATATTTCGTACACTCAATACGAAATATCGTTTTTTCATTCTTTTATTTTATCATATTTCGTTCGGTATGGGACTCATTAGTATATGATTTCATAAGTAACAATCTAATGCGTATCTCTAAAGTATATGGGCTAGATTAGTATAGGAATCTTGTTGATATTACCAATTTTTTACCCTCTAAAGTACTAATATGTGGTACAATAAAAATTATTTACTATACTATAGAATATAACTAGAACCTAAGGAGGTCTTATATAGGCATGACACAAGACAACTTAATGATTATTATCGCCTTTGCCTTATATCTAGGACTCATGATGTATATCGGGGTCTACTATTATCGTAAATCGAACAGCATTGGTGATTACATCCTCGGTGGCCGACAATTAGGACCATGGATTACAGCACTTAGTGCGGAAGCATCAGATATGAGTGGTTGGATGCTCATGGGTGTGCCGGGCCTAGCGTATACTACGGGGATTTCTGGTGTGTGGATTGCCGTAGGCCTTACATTAGGCACATGGGCCAACTGGAAATTCGTTTCTAGACGCCTGCGCAACCATACGGAGGTAGCCAGTGATAGCTTAACATTACCGGATTATTTGAAGAATCGTTTCCACGATCAGTCTCATTCGGTAGCTGTCATTTCCGCCTTATTTATCTTGATTTTCTTCTTGATTTATACATCATCAGGCTTCGTGGCAGGGGGCAAATTGTTCAATACCATCTTTGGTCTTGATTACACCGTATCCCTCTTTATCACCGCTGGTATCGTCGTATTTTATACCTTCCTTGGTGGATTCCTCGCCGTATCTTGGACAGACTGTATTCAAGGTGCATTAATGTTCTTTGCCATCTTGGCCGTACCAATTACAGCAGCCATGTACATGGGGGGCCCTATAGAAACATTCCAGCTCATCCAACATGAGTTCCCACAAGGACTTAGCTTGTTTGGTAATCCGTCTGATTGGTTTACTTGGGCTATCGGCCTAATTTCTTCTCTCGGTTGGGGTCTTGGCTACTTCGGTCAACCTCACATCCTAGTGCGCTTTATGGCTATCTCTGATGCAAAAGAGCTTAAGAAATCTACGAACATCGCCATGGTTTGGGTTATCTTATCCCTTATGGCAGCTATCGCTGTAGGTCTCATTGGTCATGTATATATGTTACCAGACAAATTGGTTGGCACAGATGCAGAAACAGTATTCCTCATCATGACTGAACGGCTCTTTACTCCATTTGTAGCAGGCCTTATCTGGTCCGCTGTATTGGCCGCTATTATGAGTACCGCATCTGCTCAATTATTAGTAACAGCCTCTGCTATTTCTAATGACTTCTATGCTAATATCATCCATCCAAAAGCAAGCGATAAAGAGCTTATATTAGTAAGCCGTATCGTAGTACTTCTAGTGGCATTGGTTGCCATCTATATGGCAATGGACCCAGACAGCTATATCTTGACGATGGTAGCCTATGCTTGGGCAGGCTTCGGCGCAGCCTTCGGTCCAGCTATCTTGTTCTCTTTGTTCTGGAAACGCATGACGCGTCACGGCTGTATCGCTGGTATTGTTGTAGGTGGTTTAACAGTACTCATTTGGAAACAATTTGGATTCTTTGGCCTATACGAAATTGTGCCAGGCTTCATCTTCTCTTCTATCGCAATCTATATTGTAAGC of the Veillonella parvula genome contains:
- the putP gene encoding sodium/proline symporter PutP, with product MTQDNLMIIIAFALYLGLMMYIGVYYYRKSNSIGDYILGGRQLGPWITALSAEASDMSGWMLMGVPGLAYTTGISGVWIAVGLTLGTWANWKFVSRRLRNHTEVASDSLTLPDYLKNRFHDQSHSVAVISALFILIFFLIYTSSGFVAGGKLFNTIFGLDYTVSLFITAGIVVFYTFLGGFLAVSWTDCIQGALMFFAILAVPITAAMYMGGPIETFQLIQHEFPQGLSLFGNPSDWFTWAIGLISSLGWGLGYFGQPHILVRFMAISDAKELKKSTNIAMVWVILSLMAAIAVGLIGHVYMLPDKLVGTDAETVFLIMTERLFTPFVAGLIWSAVLAAIMSTASAQLLVTASAISNDFYANIIHPKASDKELILVSRIVVLLVALVAIYMAMDPDSYILTMVAYAWAGFGAAFGPAILFSLFWKRMTRHGCIAGIVVGGLTVLIWKQFGFFGLYEIVPGFIFSSIAIYIVSLMGKLPPRPVLKDYREAEKMHVL
- the recQ gene encoding DNA helicase RecQ, with the protein product MEQQVGGKQDVSRQHQVVTKQQALRMLETYFGYTSFRPAQEAPIASLLRNEDVIGIMPTGAGKSICFQIPALCKAGLTIVFSPLISLMKDQVDGLLVQNIPAALINSTLTQSEFNKTMYEVRSGKIKLLYIAPERLSSNFFCNVLRPLPIAQVIVDEAHCISEWGHDFRPSYRLIGEWLNSLPKRPIVGAFTATATKYVENDIKNLLGLDKANVYVTGFDRPNLSFSVIRTPKRMDYAVHYVRQHANENGIIYCATRKDVDRVYENLTRAGIKAGHYHGGLNDEVRREMQNAYADDKLQVMVATNAFGMGIDKSNVRYVLHYQMPRNMESYYQEAGRAGRDGAPAECILLYSGQDVQVHKYLIEQSIETPERQDVELRKLQSMIDYCFCSNCLRKYMLNYFGESTVWTTCDNCSSCKGATDKVNVTKEAKAIFRAIMGTDERYGASMITSIVRGDRTDRIMRAGHDALPVFGLLSNVDEKSIKGLIQQFVASGYLRSSTGKYPVLSLTAGAEEVLAGRKEVEEIRQHVSVPSRTSKSAVSVVRGKSSSTSGGLFEHLRQHRKRLAEKAGLRPYLIFPDTVLIDLANLRPTTLGEFGNVKGVGEAKLKKYGLTFLQAIAEYKG